In Carya illinoinensis cultivar Pawnee chromosome 7, C.illinoinensisPawnee_v1, whole genome shotgun sequence, the following are encoded in one genomic region:
- the LOC122315897 gene encoding centrosome-associated protein CEP250 isoform X3 yields the protein MQEADGLDSTQSDRSREIELEGDQQLPFSELGESAEALSTIVSLKTNMDEVSLEPEQTGESGDVSAYDGATLSDGFSASVLNLYEVDGISSANLAMKNQKSEQIVPGSYYEENSVMPFPSGDDGRSKEEKSCAILDNRTAAEGYNQQYMSDQSFVPEGKSETELKVDEQIPLSEPAVNAEALPRIDSVNNIVEEASHQPEQTSESGEVSASDVATLSDRFSASVLALNMADGISTGNPAMQNQQREQISSGSSCEENLVMLFQSDGLGKGREENTHYVSENRTGTDGYNRQYMSEESFIAGAKSPERPLEAKCSAEVQTVSPVADVSSISLMQLTEVIRGLNEEEFRFLLDSRESVSNAGLGTGGGAFAKHGFTELLQRLNEELILTHFTKDIFHLQLAEHSELEMELEHQHHQLVDEISVLNDSLKEAHERNQFLAEEHVQCRSELQTVTSRREELEDQFHTAKAEVEEFSSRARELQSRLERSERDLFSLSTELDGFKILIADLQMENKKLDGTIASMTEERQKLVEERVLLLDENENLSKELADGKSLVAALQVENSNLSGSLSSVTEERTKLEEEKGHLFHANEKLSLELADCKGLVAALQVENTSLNGSLALVTEQRSRLEEDQEHLNFESERLTSKLFVLQDQFSTEHAERMKVESSLKEMTMRLEQLTEENILLQNSLEVFKAKVREIDGQQSPILCQAGNEVSQEVRSRGHESVTDYEDSHQTTGKQDGEVYSPVLEKPSSDGLAVEPPIPLPEQEVFDDSYVFVALKGHLEGAEKILQKLEKAIEGAHFHSTSFSRKVAAPGISKLIQAFESKVHVDEQEEEERDPTENQSPADPFMVAKELAGNLRALIKQLEMDAENASVLFTGERDGRKIADATFMELTAEHEALKEHSNNLEAANIELEVLFEALKQHVCEVEVKDGELEVLFESLKLQGINLKAENRELGEKLCGYQSRISDLQSCLDGLQHGSNEMASSISNQLENMQKEMAERVLLLEDWNSTVAEILEVVGKLDESVGEVLTSTISIGTQDAVNVSSRVAASVSSATKAIEALQGKLQAAQTDHEEICTLHKHVNEKFDDLHGKNELAISILHKMHGRLRQLVISSCGSVDESEKNIQIEKLLDPLDYSEYEMLLEQLDDFLEEKLQLRTVNNKLTAELIRREREFEEMSRRCLDAYTVHKLVDDVESVLKLGEDEINLDKTHASHLESVVSLLVQKFKELDAQVGLSREEFGSKMNELTELQDKIHQLESLCFEHENEIFILKDSLHLAEETLIAAHSELQEKRSELEQTEQRVSSVREKLGIAVAKGKGLIVQRDGLKQSLADTSSQLERSLHELQLKDSRIQEVETKLKTYSEAGERVEALESELSYIRNSATALRESFLHKDSVLQRIEEILEDLDLSEHFHSRDIIEKIDWLARSTTGNSVPLTDWDQKSSAGGGSYSDAAFAALDAWKDDVQPSSNSEDDMRRKFEELQNRLYGLAEQNEMLEQSLMERNNLVQRLEELLDRIDMPSQFRSVEPEDRIEWLGKALSEAQHDRNSLMQKIDNFENYCGSLSADLEESQRRVSELEADLQAVSQEREDLSERLEILTHEHEKLSARMVEFKLEKEKLQSEVTGLSEKLVERLGNEDKIVIIEGKIKRLQDLASDALQESGTMDLVSGSDSIHCLEELLRKLIENYAILSSKNPVIGDAADRHDAENVDAIAEVRSIDTLDSREQDMALLKTELEEAMRELMQVREERDRYLEKQQSLYCEVEALSIKREELEKILSQEEQKSASVREKFNVAVRKGKSLLQQRDGLKQIVDEKNAEVENLKSEITYRENALAEYEQKFKKLSAYPERVEALESECLLLRNRLTETEHYLQEKGRILSMALNALNNIGVDGEFNSGDPIERLEQLGKLFYDLRTAVASSEQEMRKSKKAAELLLAELNEVQERNDVLQEELATAANEVVELSKERDLAEAAKLEANSRLESLSTVRSEERKNQLSEFKGIKSGLNQLRKGFYDVNNLLADVFSKDLEFLHNLEAGIDSCLKTKNVEQVIVPFFCGSDGFITGDSESKEMDSWSDSKTHGQLDEDVFGIYNFVMHHLHEFVTEIGDLEEKLRKHSVSLHKQNSSLSNLVAAVHGEMTSQKESVESMKRDIIRIESVKSEKDMELNILQRNIAVLYEACASSVMEVENHRLGLVGNNMTAGEVGLNLKSTAFADGGQAHFYSEESIRNMADRLVLAVRNFASLKTETIVGNGKEMKITIANLQKELHEKDIQNERICSELVSQIKEAEAATRSYSLDLQSSQTWVHDLEEQVEAIERERNLLKQRVKELQDAQVASTELEDRIRSYTDVLTAKDQEIEALMQALDEEEAQMETLKNKIEELEKVVQQKNLDVKNLEGSRGKALKKLSITVTKFDELHQFSESLLAEVEKLQAQLQDRDAEISFLRQEVTRCTNDVLVASQMSSKRTSDEIHEFLAWFDSMIARFGVHDVHLDDKNDHDIHEHKEILQKKITSIVSEWEDLWVVAQSKDALLEVERSKVEELTRKEEFLEKSLREKDSRLNLLEGVRDSERATSMTSEILEVEPVVNKRTVAGTSIASQVRSLRKGNNDQVAIAIDMDPGSSGRLEDEDDDKVHGFKSLVTSRIVPRFTRPVTDMIDGLWVSCDRALMRQPALRLGIIIYWAILHALLATLVV from the exons ATGCAGGAAGCTGATGGTTTGGACTCAACGCAATCTGATCGAAGCAGAGAAATAGAGCTTGAAGGAGACCAGCAGCTTCCTTTCTCTGAACTTGGTGAAAGCGCAGAAGCTCTTTCAACGATAGTTTCACTAAAGACTAACATGGATGAGGTATCCCTTGAACCAGAGCAAACTGGTGAGTCAGGAGATGTATCTGCATATGATGGTGCTACCTTGTCGGATGGGTTTTCAGCTtctgttttgaatttatatgaGGTAGATGGGATCTCATCTGCCAATCTTGCCATGAAAAATCAGAAGAGTGAACAGATAGTGCCTGGATCATATTACGAAGAAAACTCGGTCATGCCTTTTCCGTCTGGGGATGATGgaagaagcaaagaagaaaagagTTGTGCCATTTTGGACAATAGAACAGCTGCAGAGGGGTACAATCAGCAATATATGTCTGATCAATCTTTTGTACCTGAAGGTAAAAGTGAAACAGAGCTTAAAGTAGACGAGCAGATTCCTCTTTCTGAGCCTGCTGTAAATGCTGAAGCTCTTCCAAGGATAGATTCAGTAAATAATATTGTGGAGGAGGCATCCCATCAACCAGAACAAACTAGTGAATCAGGAGAAGTGTCTGCATCTGATGTTGCGACCTTGTCAGATAGGTTTTCAGCTTCTGTTTTGGCTTTAAATATGGCAGATGGGATCTCAACTGGTAATCCTGCCATGCAAAATCAGCAAAGAGAACAAATATCGTCAGGTTCATCTTGTGAAGAAAACTTGGTCATGCTTTTCCAGTCTGATGGCCTTGGAAAAGGCAGGGAAGAAAATACTCATTATGTTTCAGAGAATAGGACAGGCACAGATGGTTACAATCGACAATATATGTCTGAAGAATCTTTTATAGCTGGGGCTAAAAGCCCTGAAAGACCTCTTGAAGCTAAATGTTCCGCTGAAGTACAGACTGTGTCTCCTGTTGCAGATGTGAGTTCAATCAGTCTCATGCAGCTCACGGAAGTGATAAGGGGGCTCAATGAAGAAGAGTTTAGGTTTTTGCTCGATTCAAGAGAATCAGTTTCTAATGCAGGGTTGGGGACTGGTGGTGGGGCTTTTGCAAAACATGGCTTTACAGAATTATTGCAGAGACTCAATGAAGAGTTAATTCTCACACATTTTACAAAAGATATCTTTCACTTGCAACTTGCTGAACACTCAGAGCTAGAGATGGAGTTAGAGCACCAGCACCATCAGCTGGTTGATGAAATATCTGTGCTTAATGATTCACTCAAGGAAGCTCATGAGAGGAATCAATTCCTTGCTGAAGAGCATGTTCAGTGCAGATCTGAACTCCAGACTGTTACTAGCAGGAGGGAGGAGCTCGAAGATCAATTTCATACAGCGAAGGCAGAAGTTGAGGAATTTTCTTCTAGAGCACGCGAGTTGCAGAGTAGATTGGAAAGGTCAGAAAGGGATTTGTTTAGCCTGTCAACAGAGTTGGATGGCTTCAAGATTTTGATAGCAGATTTACAGATGGAAAACAAGAAATTAGATGGGACCATTGCTTCTATGACTGAAGAGAGACAGAAACTTGTGGAGGAGAGGGTGCTTTTACTCGATGAGAATGAGAATCTGTCAAAAGAATTAGCTGATGGCAAGAGTTTGGTGGCAGCTTTACAGGTTGAAAATTCCAACTTGAGTGGGAGTCTGTCTTCAGTGACTGAGGAGAGAACGAAGCTTGAAGAGGAAAAGGGGCATCTTTTCCATGCTAATGAGAAACTCTCTCTAGAATTGGCTGACTGTAAAGGTTTGGTGGCAGCTTTGCAGGTAGAAAACACTAGCTTAAATGGGAGTCTTGCTTTGGTAACAGAGCAAAGAAGCAGGCTTGAAGAGGACCAGGAGCATCTTAATTTTGAGAGCGAGAGGCTTACTTCCAAACTTTTTGTTCTTCAAGACCAATTTTCTACTGAACACGCTGAGCGGATGAAGGTTGAAAGCAGCCTGAAGGAAATGACAATGCGCCTTGAACAACTCACTGAGGAAAACATTCTACTTCAGAACAGTCTGGAGGTATTCAAAGCTAAAGTAAGAGAGATAGATGGCCAGCAAAGCCCAATACTTTGCCAAGCTGGGAATGAAGTCAGTCAGGAAGTACGAAGTAGGGGCCATGAAAGTGTGACAGATTATGAAGATTCTCACCAGACTACAGGGAAGCAAGATGGTGAAGTCTATTCTCCTGTGTTGGAGAAGCCCTCATCTGATGGCCTTGCAGTAGAACCACCAATCCCGCTGCCTGAACAAGAAGTCTTTGACGACTCTTATGTGTTTGTTGCCTTGAAGGGACACTTGGAGGGGGCggagaaaatattgcaaaaacttgaaaaagcaATAGAAGGGGCACATTTTCATTCCACTTCTTTTAGCCGGAAAGTTGCTGCACCAGGGATATCAAAACTGATTCAAGCCTTTGAGTCAAAGGTGCATGTTGATGAACAAGAGGAAGAGGAAAGGGATCCTACTGAAAATCAATCACCAGCAGATCCATTCATGGTAGCAAAAGAGCTAGCTGGAAATTTGAGAGCATTGATAAAGCAGCTGGAAATGGATGCTGAGAATGCCAGTGTACTCTTCACAGGGGAGCGAGATGGTAGGAAAATAGCTGATGCCACATTCATGGAACTCACAGCTGAACACGAAGCTCTGAAGGAACATAGTAACAATTTGGAAGCAGCCAACATTGAGCTTGAGGTTCTATTTGAAGCTTTAAAGCAACATGTTTGTGAGGTTGAAGTGAAGGATGGTGAACTTGAAGTTCTCTTTGAATCCTTAAAGTTGCAAGGCATCAATCTCAAAGCAGAAAACCGTGAGCTTGGTGAAAAGCTTTGTGGGTATCAATCAAGAATTAGTGACTTGCAGAGTTGTTTGGATGGTTTACAGCATGGTTCAAATGAGATGGCTTCTTCCATCAGCAATCAGTTGGAGAATATGCAGAAAGAAATGGCTGAGAGGGTGTTGTTACTTGAAGATTGGAATTCTACAGTGGCTGAAATCCTTGAAGTTGTTGGGAAGCTTGATGAATCAGTTGGGGAAGTTTTAACCTCGACCATCTCAATTGGCACTCAGGATGCTGTGAATGTCAGTAGCCGGGTTGCTGCTTCTGTTAGTTCTGCTACCAAAGCGATTGAGGCTCTGCAGGGGAAACTCCAAGCTGCTCAGACCGACCATGAGGAAATCTGTACCTTACACAAACATGTGAATGAGAAATTTGATGATTTGCATGGAAAGAATGAATTGGCTATTAGTATATTGCATAAGATGCATGGTAGACTGAGGCAACTTGTGATCAGTTCCTGTGGATCTGTGGATGAAAGTGAGAAAAACATACAAATTGAGAAACTGCTTGATCCTTTAGATTATAGTGAATATGAGATGCTGTTGGAACAACTGGATGATTTTTTAGAGGAGAAGCTGCAGCTCAGAACTGTTAACAATAAACTCACAGCAGAGTTAATCCGTAGAGAAAGAGAGTTTGAGGAAATGAGCAGAAGATGCCTTGATGCATATACTGTCCATAAGTTAGTAGATGATGTGGAGAGTGTGCTAAAACTGGGTGAAGATGAGATTAACTTGGATAAAACTCATGCTTCTCATTTGGAGTCAGTGGTGTCTCTTCTTGTTCAGAAATTTAAGGAGCTTGATGCGCAGGTTGGCTTGTCTAGAGAAGAGTTTGGGTCCAAGATGAATGAATTGACTGAATTGCAGGATAAGATACATCAGTTAGAATCCTTGTGCTTTGAGCACGAAAATGAGATCTTCATTCTTAAGGACAGTTTACACCTCGCGGAGGAAACCCTCATTGCTGCACACTCTGAATTACAGGAGAAAAGAAGTGAACTTGAACAGACAGAGCAGCGAGTATCTTCTGTTAGAGAGAAACTTGGCATCGCTGTTGCCAAGGGCAAAGGCTTGATTGTGCAACGTGATGGTCTCAAACAGTCCCTGGCTGATACTTCTAGTCAACTGGAGAGAAGCTTGCATGAGCTACAGTTGAAAGACTCTAGGATTCAAGAAGTTGAAACAAAACTTAAGACCTACTCAGAGGCTGGTGAGCGTGTGGAAGCTCTAGAATCTGAGCTGTCATACATTCGCAACTCAGCCACTGCATTACGAGAATCGTTCCTTCATAAAGATTCTGTCCTGCAGAGAATAGAAGAGATTTTAGAAGATTTAGATCTGTCAGAGCATTTTCATTCTAGAGATATAATTGAAAAGATTGATTGGTTGGCGAGGTCAACTACTGGAAACTCAGTGCCTCTAACTGATTGGGACCAGAAAAGTTCTGCTGGAGGAGGTTCATATTCTGATGCAGCTTTTGCTGCTTTGGATGCTTGGAAAGATGATGTGCAGCCAAGCTCAAATTCAGAGGATgatatgagaagaaaatttgagGAGCTTCAAAATAGGTTATATGGGTTGGCTGAACAAAATGAAATGCTTGAACAATCTTTAATGGAAAGGAACAATTTAGTGCAGAGATTGGAAGAACTTTTGGACAGGATTGATATGCCTTCGCAGTTCCGCTCTGTTGAACCAGAGGATAGGATTGAGTGGTTAGGAAAAGCACTATCTGAGGCTCAACATGATAGAAACTCTCTCATGCAGAAGATTGATAATTTTGAAAACTATTGTGGATCACTAAGTGCTGATTTGGAAGAGTCACAAAGGAGAGTGTCTGAACTCGAGGCAGACCTCCAAGCAGTTAGTCAAGAGAGAGAGGACCTCTCAGAAAGATTGGAGATTCTGACTCATGAACATGAAAAACTTTCAGCGAGGATGGTTGAATTCAAACTTGAGAAAGAAAAGCTGCAGAGTGAAGTTACTGGTTTGAGTGAGAAATTAGTTGAGAGGCTCGGGAATGAGGATAAGATTGTCATCATTGAAGGCAAAATCAAAAGATTGCAGGATTTGGCTAGCGATGCATTGCAAGAGTCTGGAACCATGGATCTGGTTTCTGGAAGTGATAGTATTCATTGCCTGGAAGAGTTGCTGAGGAAGCTTATAGAGAATTATGCAATTCTTTCTTCAAAGAATCCTGTGATTGGGGATGCGGCTGACAGACACGATGCTGAAAATGTTGATGCTATTGCTGAAGTGAGAAGTATAGATACACTTGATTCCAGGGAACAGGATATGGCTCTTCTGAAAACAGAACTAGAGGAGGCTATGCGTGAGTTGATGCAggtgagggaggagagagatAGATATCTGGAGAAGCAGCAATCTTTGTATTGTGAAGTAGAAGCTCTCAGTATAAAAAGGGAGGAGTTGGAAAAGATACTCAGTCAGGAGGAGCAGAAGTCGGCTTCTGTGAGAGAGAAATTTAATGTTGCAGTTAGAAAAGGGAAGTCACTGTTGCAGCAGAGGGATGGTCTGAAGCAGATCGTTGATGAGAAGAATGCCGAGGTGGAAAATTTGAAATCGGAGATTACCTACAGGGAAAATGCTCTTGCAGAGTATGAGCAGAAGTTCAAAAAGTTGTCTGCTTACCCAGAAAGAGTAGAAGCCCTAGAATCTGAGTGTTTGTTGTTGAGAAATCGTCTCACAGAAACTGAACATTACTTGCAGGAGAAAGGACGCATATTGAGCATGGCTTTGAATGCTTTAAATAACATTGGTGTTGATGGTGAATTCAACAGTGGTGATCCAATTGAGAGGTTGGAACAACTTGGGAAACTATTCTACGATTTACGCACTGCTGTGGCTTCTTCAGAGCAGGAGATGAGGAAATCTAAAAAAGCAGCAGAGCTACTCCTTGCAGAGTTGAATGAGGTGCAAGAGAGAAATGATGTTCTCCAAGAGGAGCTGGCAACAGCTGCCAATGAAGTTGTTGAGCTTAGTAAGGAAAGGGATTTGGCAGAGGCTGCCAAACTTGAAGCTAATTCACGGCTTGAAAGTTTATCTACTGTTCGTTCTGAGGAAAGAAAGAACCAATTATCTGAATTTAAGGGAATAAAATCTGGTCTGAATCAACTCAGGAAGGGATTTTATGATGTTAATAACTTACTAGCTGATGTTTTCTCCAAGGACTTGGAATTTTTGCACAATCTGGAGGCTGGCATTGATTCATGTCTGAAAACAAAAAACGTTGAGCAAGTCATTGTGCCTTTTTTCTGTGGGTCTGATGGCTTTATAACTGGCGATTCAGAGAGCAAG GAAATGGATTCTTGGTCAGACTCCAAAACTCATGGGCAACTTGATGAAGATGTATTtggaatttataattttgttatgcATCATCTGCATGAATTTGTGACTGAAATTGGcgatcttgaagaaaaattacgcAAACACTCTGTCTCATTACATAAACAAAACAGCAGTCTATCTAACTTAGTGGCAGCTGTTCATGGGGAGATGACTTCCCAAAAAGAGTCGGTTGAATCTATGAAGAGAGACATTATTCGTATAGAGTCTGTCAAAAGTGAAAAAGACATGGAACTTAATATTTTGCAGAGAAACATTGCCGTGCTTTATGAAGCATGTGCTAGTTCAGTGATGGAAGTCGAAAACCATAGACTTGGCCTGGTTGGTAATAATATGACTGCTGGAGAAGTGGGTTTGAACTTAAAATCAACAGCATTTGCTGATGGTGGACAGGCTCATTTTTACTCTGAGGAATCTATCAGGAATATGGCAGACAGACTTGTGTTGGCTGTGAGGAATTTTGCTAGCTTGAAAACTGAAACTATTGTAGGTAATGGGAAGGAAATGAAGATTACAATAGCAAATTTACAGAAAGAGCTTCATGAGAAGGACATTCAGAATGAAAGGATTTGCTCGGAGCTGGTTAGTCAAATAAAGGAAGCTGAAGCTGCCACAAGAAGTTACTCACTAGATCTTCAATCTTCCCAAACATGGGTGCATGATTTGGAGGAACAGGTTGAAGCGATAGAGAGGGAAAGGAATTTACTAAAGCAGAGAGTAAAGGAGCTGCAGGATGCGCAAGTCGCCTCAACAGAGTTAGAGGATAGGATTAGATCATATACTGATGTACTTACTGCCAAAGACCAAG AAATTGAGGCACTGATGCAAGCACTCGATGAAGAGGAGGCACAGATGGAAACCCTGAAAAACAAGATTGAGGAATTGGAAAAGGTTGTGCAACAAAAGAATCTAGATGTCAAGAACCTTGAAGGTTCTCGTGGAAAGGCTCTGAAAAAGCTCTCCATCACTGTGACTAAGTTCGATGAGCTTCATCAATTTTCCGAGAGTCTCCTTGCTGAGGTTGAAAAGCTTCAAGCACAATTGCAAGATCGGGATGCAGAGATCTCTTTCTTAAGGCAAGAGGTTACTAGATGCACTAATGACGTTCTTGTTGCATCACAAATGAGTAGCAAGAGGACTTCAGATGAGATCCATGAGTTCTTGGCATGGTTTGACTCAATGATTGCTAGGTTTGGGGTGCATGATGTGCATCTTGATGATAAGAATGACCATGACATTCATGAACACAAGGAAATACTACAGAAGAAGATTACATCTATCGTATCAGAATGGGAAGATCTATGGGTGGTCGCTCAAAGTAAGGATGCATTGTTAGAAGTTGAAAGGAGCAAGGTAGAAGAGTTAACACGTAAAGAAGAATTTCTTGAGAAGTCTTTACGTGAGAAGGATTCAAGATTAAATTTGCTTGAGGGTGTTAGAGATTCTGAAAGGGCAACTAGCATGACCTCTGAAATTTTGGAAGTTGAACCTGTG GTGAACAAAAGGACAGTAGCTGGGACTTCCATTGCATCTCAAGTCCGCAGTTTGCGCAAAGGCAACAATGACCAAGTTGCTATTGCTATAGACATGGATCCTGGTAGTAGTGGTAGGTTAGAAGATGAGGATGATGACAAAG TTCATGGTTTCAAGTCACTTGTTACGTCAAGAATTGTGCCAAGATTTACGCGACCTGTGACTGACATGATTGATGGCCTTTG GGTTTCCTGTGATCGGGCTCTGATGAGACAACCTGCTCTACGGCTGGGTATTATAATCTATTGGGCCATATTGCATGCACTTCTTGCCACACTTGTGGTTTGA